One region of Turicibacter bilis genomic DNA includes:
- a CDS encoding M42 family peptidase — protein MNKDFLYEMIQTPSPSGAEFDLQKKIIHYMKETVDTFEADVTGNVISVLNPDSPCKVLLAGHVDEIGLMVTMITDAGLLKVTNVGGIRPALYLGQKVQILTSSGIVNGVVGVNRSLLKNKSLEATDLFIDLGASSKEEALKVVKPGDYVVAATDYCELMNECISGRALDNRLGAFIVIEALRRAKELGARVGIYSATTVGEETTMRGAVWAAKRVKPTLALVVDVTFATDYPDANAEAIGEIEVGGGPVLANGSIINNLLNERLATLAKELNIPVQYEAAPGRTGTDGDRIHLENDGIPLALISIPLRYMHSGSEVGSLKDVEQIIELIAQFLVNLEDSINLSPYQNVLSSFSKKTR, from the coding sequence ATGAATAAAGACTTTTTATATGAAATGATTCAAACCCCCTCTCCATCAGGGGCTGAATTTGACTTACAAAAGAAAATCATTCATTACATGAAAGAGACGGTTGACACCTTTGAGGCAGACGTCACAGGAAATGTGATTAGTGTCTTAAATCCTGATTCTCCTTGTAAGGTGTTATTAGCAGGACATGTCGATGAAATTGGACTCATGGTGACGATGATTACAGATGCTGGATTGTTAAAAGTAACCAATGTGGGTGGAATTCGTCCGGCTCTTTATTTGGGACAGAAAGTTCAAATTTTAACATCATCTGGCATCGTCAATGGAGTGGTTGGGGTGAATCGCTCACTTCTTAAAAATAAATCATTAGAAGCAACCGATTTGTTCATTGATTTAGGGGCAAGTTCAAAGGAAGAAGCATTAAAGGTTGTTAAACCTGGTGATTATGTTGTAGCAGCAACGGATTATTGCGAATTAATGAATGAGTGCATTTCCGGGCGTGCGTTAGATAACCGTTTAGGTGCATTTATTGTGATTGAAGCGCTGCGACGAGCGAAAGAATTAGGCGCACGTGTTGGGATTTATAGTGCGACAACCGTTGGAGAAGAGACAACGATGCGTGGGGCGGTTTGGGCGGCTAAACGTGTGAAACCAACGTTAGCTTTAGTGGTTGACGTAACCTTTGCGACGGATTATCCAGATGCGAATGCGGAAGCAATCGGAGAAATTGAAGTGGGTGGCGGACCTGTATTAGCTAATGGCTCAATTATTAATAACCTGTTAAATGAACGATTAGCGACTTTAGCTAAAGAATTAAACATCCCTGTTCAATACGAAGCCGCACCCGGACGTACTGGAACAGATGGAGACCGAATTCATCTTGAAAATGATGGGATTCCACTAGCTCTTATTTCAATTCCACTTCGATATATGCATTCAGGTAGTGAAGTGGGATCCCTCAAAGATGTTGAGCAAATCATTGAATTAATCGCACAGTTTCTAGTTAATTTAGAAGATTCTATCAATCTTTCTCCTTACCAAAATGTTCTATCATCTTTTTCGAAAAAAACGAGATAA
- a CDS encoding SIMPL domain-containing protein, whose product MKQRTITVKGTGQASLPPDYIEIPLYLESRDEQYDQAIELASQKLEELQHCLEEIGFKKEDLKTSSFTVDTDYEQVKDEEGNYVRVFRGYIVRHRLTFGFDFNHEKLGDVIQVISNCPAHPEFSIQYQLKNESALKSLILQDAVKQATEQANVLAQAAGVTLGPIQVIDYDWSTISYQPRELLLSESANYSMAMMDLQPQDISATDYVTIVWELI is encoded by the coding sequence ATGAAACAACGGACGATAACGGTGAAAGGAACGGGGCAAGCGTCTTTACCGCCAGATTATATTGAGATTCCACTGTATTTAGAATCGAGAGATGAACAGTATGACCAAGCCATCGAGTTGGCTAGTCAAAAGCTTGAAGAATTACAGCATTGTCTTGAGGAGATTGGTTTTAAAAAAGAAGACTTAAAAACAAGTAGTTTTACAGTCGATACGGATTATGAGCAAGTGAAAGACGAAGAGGGGAATTATGTTCGTGTTTTTCGCGGTTACATTGTCAGACATCGTTTAACGTTTGGATTTGATTTTAATCATGAAAAACTTGGCGACGTCATTCAAGTCATTAGTAATTGCCCAGCGCATCCAGAGTTCTCCATTCAGTATCAATTAAAAAATGAATCCGCGTTAAAATCGTTAATTCTTCAGGATGCCGTTAAGCAGGCAACTGAGCAGGCGAATGTTTTAGCACAAGCAGCGGGTGTGACATTAGGACCGATTCAAGTGATTGATTATGATTGGAGTACCATCAGTTATCAACCACGTGAACTCCTATTAAGTGAGAGTGCTAATTATTCAATGGCCATGATGGATTTACAACCTCAAGATATCAGTGCCACTGATTACGTCACGATTGTTTGGGAATTAATTTAA